In Panicum virgatum strain AP13 chromosome 5K, P.virgatum_v5, whole genome shotgun sequence, the genomic window CACGAGATGGGCGCGGGACTGGAGAAGGAAGGCGGGAGCAGGGTCAAGATGCTTCTCTCCTACGTTGACAAGCTCCCCACAGGGTCAGTATCTGTGTTTCCTTGTCTGATCAGAGGAAGCTTGAGTGTTCTGTTACTTGTTGTTTGGTTTTAGCGATAGCTGGATAGTAAAATGTTTCTACGACAACCCGATACGATTCTTGCATGCTCATCAACACTATTATATCAAGAACAAAGTACCAAGTTGTTACTTATCCCATTCTGTTGGTGCCAATTTAATATGACTAGAAAGAAAACCGCCATTCCATGCTCAATTGACTGCGCTCCTGTGTCTGTAGCATGGAAGATTTATATAGATTGTACTGTGTTCAGTTTTATCTAGATTCAAGGCGGCTGATAGATAGTAGTATAATCTAAGGGTGGTTGGTGAAGATGGCAGATGTCAAGGCAAATTTATCCTTGCCTTGAGCGCACCAATACAATTGCTTACTTTATAGTTTATACTACTGATGATGAATTCAGGAGAGAGGAAGGATTGTTCTATGGATTGGACCTAGGAGGAACAAACTTCCGCGTCTTGAGGGTGCAGTTGGGTGGGAATGAGAAGCATGTCGTTAACCGTGAGTCCAGAGAAGTCAGTATTCCTCCACAGTTGATGTCAGGGAGCTCCTCGGTAAGTATAGATGCTTAGATTTCATTTACTGCGGCTGATTTGGATCCGACATGATGCATTTTCAATATCTCAGgatctttttggtttcattGCTTCTGAACTGGCCAAGTTTGTTGCTGATGAAGAGAAGTGCGATAACATATCAAATGGAAAGAAGCGAGAACTAGGATTCACATTTTCATTCCCAGTGAAGCAACGTTCAGTTGCTTCGGGTACCCTTGTCAAGTGGACAAAGGCATTTTCCATTGATGATGCTGTAAGTCTTCATGTGCCCATAAGCCCAACTTGTCTTTGTTCGATGTAAAAATTATGTCAAATGAAGTGCTTCAAAGATCCTGTATTACTGCTTCCTTTATGATTGTAATGATTTGTTCTTTTCTCAAGCTACTTAAGTAACTATGTCAGATCAACTTTATTCGGTGTAAGTTATGAACTCAATTGTTTATTGAGAAGCCTTCCATTACATTAATTTCTCTGAAATCAGGTAGGTGAAGATGTAGTGGCTGAATTGCAAACAGCTATGGAGAAGCAAGGTCTGGATATGCATGTAGCTGCATTGGTGAGTATCAATGGGTTTTCATTATTGGACCCCCTTCAATAAAATCAAACAAGTTGTGGTTTCAACAGATCTTTTGATGAGGCAGATTAATGATGCTGTTGGTACTCTAGCTGGAGCAAGATACTATGACAAAGATGTTGTTGCTGGTGTCATATTTGGAACTGGCACAAATGCAGCATATGTTGAGAAGGCAAACGCCATTCCAAAGTGGGAAGGCGAGTTGCCCAATTCAGGGGATATGGTAAGGTTTGAGGCCATTCTTTACACTAAATCTATTAGTACCCAGAGAACAGATATTAGTTGGATTGTGCtactttttattaaaaaaaaatgaatgtgtACACAACTTTACTGCCTTTTCCTTTGTTTCAGGTCATCAACATGGAATGGGGTAACTTCTGTTCATCCCATCTTCCTGTCACTGAATATGATCAAGAATTGGATGAGGAGAGCCTGAATCCGGGAGAGCAGGCAAGTATTTGTGTAGAAGATTGTCTGTTTTTTATACTGTTTTTTCTCATGTAACTGTCTTGCTTTACATTTCTTTCAGATCTACGAGAAGTTAATGTCAGGAATGTATTTAGGTGAAATTGTAAGGAGGGTGCTCCTTAAAATATCATTGCACTCCTCAATTTTCGGCAATATTGATCACACTAAGCTCAAAACCCACTTCGTCTTGCGGTATGTTGCCTGCTTTTCTTCCCGGGAGTTAATGCTGATGATTAACAATGTGATACATTGGTCTGAATGCATGTTTCCATTGGCACTTCAGCAAATTTGATTATCCAATTGAACAGACTGTCAAATTCAATTCAACCTTGACTTAGATGATAAATATTGGTTTATGTGGTTTACAGGACTCCACATATTTCTGCAATGCACCATGATGAAACACCTGATCTGAAGATTGTGGCTGAAAAACTGGAAGAAAACCTAGAGGTATGTTGACTTGGTAAATAATGCGCCACAATTTTATACCTGAGCCTCGTATTAACACAGTTGAGTGATGCAATATGTGCGTATTAGCAGATAACAAGCACATCTTTGGAGACTCGAAAATTGGTTGTAGAAGTCTGTGACATCGTGGCAAGAAGGGCAGCCCGGCTGGCTGCTGCAGGGCTTGCAGGGATCCTCAAAAGGCTCGGGAGAGATTGCAACGCCCAGGAGCAACGATCAGTCATTGCCATTGACGGGGGATTATTCGAGCACTACACCAAATTCCACGAATGCTTGGAGAGCACACTGGGCGAGTTGCTGGGAGAGGAGGCGTCCAAGTCAGTGGCCGTCAAGCACGCAGATGACGGTTCAGGAATAGGTGCTGCCCTGATTGCAGCTTCGCAGTCTCAGTACAGAAATGTTGAGTGATATAGTAAAAGCTGGCAAAAGTATTTGCCATACATCTTGGGAAGATTAACTAGCAAGTAGCTCGAAATTCTTCCCCACATCTTAACAGTCCAGCATGTGCAGTTCACAATGCTGAGCTGGAAGCAATCTGTAACCGAAATGAGGCTTGAGGAAGTGACTATGCATAGTTCCAATAACAGTGGAGTTGCAGAGGTCTCCTAATCATAAATTTAGACCTATTAACTATTTTTTTTATGCATGAACCATCGACTGTAAAGTTGCTGAACAATGTGATttcatgttttctttttctcatccTTATGAAAGCTCCACAAAAACGCCCATGTAAAAGCTAGTAATAAACATGGATTTCAGACAAGTCTTTTTTTCCCAAAAGAATTGCTAAATACACCATTAAGCGTTAATCCATCACTTGCAACAAAGAAAATGTAGTAGTGACCCGGCTGTGCACGAGTTCCCTACAAACATATTAGCCTGGCAACAGATTTAGAACCAGCATACGTGATCATTCTTCCATAGCATCACCGATGGTAACTTCACCCTTCATTTTCAACGAAGTGATCTTCGTTGACAGTACCTCTGCAAACAAAATAATGGGTTACAGTTCTCAAAGACTTATGCAATGCTAATTACAAGGAACACCAAAGAAGTGATGCAAGTTCTTACCCGTCTGTCCCTGGACAAAGTTGTATCCCTTGGAACTGACATACGTCGTTGGGTTTGGCAACTGGTGGTTCCTTAAGTATTCGGTTTTACCCTGCTAACATCATTAAGACACTGGTCAGATAAGGTCCAAGCCGAGTCTTAAAACATTCCCAACCTCAGTACAGGATCATTGTGGCTTGTCAAAACGTTCTAGTAAAGGAACAGCATCAAGCATGTTCCATGCATGATATAAGTTATCACAGATCAACCATAACTATACCAAAATTTTATGTGATACAATTGATCCTTAAAATTTTAAGCACCTGCTTCTTTTGTTCCAGGGGTCCTTAACAGATCACTTCCTTCCATACAGTCTACACTCTACAGGGCATGGGCATTTTAATCGAACGCAGCTTTTGTTAGATATAGGCATACCTTGGTAATTACACAAACATCGACATTGCTGCCACTACCCAAGTCATTGAAGATACCAGCACAAATTGCTTCTGATACAAGCTGTAttccttcctccctctgggCAATTGAGAATTTGAGATAATTGAAGTcagtattaaataaaaaaaggttttcaatttttttcaaagaaaCATGTACGAATGTGGATCATCTTGTTTGACTTGTAACAAACATGCAACAAAGCAGTTCCACTCATGAGAAACAATAGTGTCAAGTGTTtgacaagaaaaaggaaatataAAGAAAAAATATTCTGTGCAACCTAAAATGCTGTGGCACTTACTGTGAGGCCTTCTTT contains:
- the LOC120705736 gene encoding hexokinase-8-like; the protein is MEAAAAVAMAEQVVADLREKCETPAALLREVASSMAHEMGAGLEKEGGSRVKMLLSYVDKLPTGREEGLFYGLDLGGTNFRVLRVQLGGNEKHVVNRESREVSIPPQLMSGSSSDLFGFIASELAKFVADEEKCDNISNGKKRELGFTFSFPVKQRSVASGTLVKWTKAFSIDDAVGEDVVAELQTAMEKQGLDMHVAALINDAVGTLAGARYYDKDVVAGVIFGTGTNAAYVEKANAIPKWEGELPNSGDMVINMEWGNFCSSHLPVTEYDQELDEESLNPGEQIYEKLMSGMYLGEIVRRVLLKISLHSSIFGNIDHTKLKTHFVLRTPHISAMHHDETPDLKIVAEKLEENLEITSTSLETRKLVVEVCDIVARRAARLAAAGLAGILKRLGRDCNAQEQRSVIAIDGGLFEHYTKFHECLESTLGELLGEEASKSVAVKHADDGSGIGAALIAASQSQYRNVE